The window TGCGGAATATGGACGCTGTAATATAGTTCAGGAGGTGTGCTTGTCTTTGTTATCCCACTTCAGCATTCACCAGATTGCGCCTCATGAGATAGCGTTGATGGAAGCCATGTTGCAAACCTTTGGCGAAGCCTTTGACGAAGTGGAGATTTATGGTGGGAATCGTCCTGGGGCGGCTTATCTTGCTCGGCTGCTCGGCAGCGACTCCTTCATCGCGCTCGTTGCGTTGCAGGGCAATGAAGTTGTGGGTGGCATCGCAGCTTATGAGTTGATGAAATTTGAGCAAGAGCGCAGCGAGATCTACATCTATGATTTGGCTGTTGCCGCAACCCACCGTCGCCAGGGTGTTGCGACAGCATTGATTCAGGCGCTGAAGACGATCGCTAAAGCCCGAGGAGCCTATGTGATTTTCGTGCAGGCAGATATTGGTGATGAACCCGCCATCGCGTTGTATACAAAGCTGGGTGTTCGCGAAGATGTGCTTCATTTCGATATCCCAGTTGAGGACAGCAATGATGCTCATTACTCCTGATTGTTTCATCGTAGAGGAAAGCCCAGCTCATGGTGTGGGTGATCCGAACCGCACACTCTGGATCAGCGAAGCAGGAGGGCTGACCCAGTTTGGTGCTTTGATCGAAGTCCTGCAGCCTGGTTCTCGTTCATCGAACAAGCATTGGCATAGCGCTGAGGATGAGATGGTTTACATCCTCGAAGGGGAGGTGATGCTCATCGAAGGAGACACGGAAACTTTGCTACGTCCAGGAGATGTGGCGACTTTTCCTGCGGGAGTGCCAGTCGGCCACTTTCTCGAGAATCGTAGCACCAGGGCAACCCGATGCCTGGTGGTTGGTACGCGGGCACCAGTGGACACCATCACCTATCCTGACCACGATTGGGTTTGTCACCGCGACCGATCGTTGCCAGACGACATCTGGACCAACAGTGCGGGAGAGCCTATCCCGAGTCCGATATGAACTGATCGATGGAGCGGTGGCTGACCTAGACCAACAGATCTGCATGAGGAGGTTGTAGTCCCCAGCGACTTCCAACCTACGCTCATTTTGAATGCATGCACGCCCCATTCGAATGGTTGCGATGCTCAAAGCATTGTTGATCAAGCAGATTCAAACGCAGGGGCTGCACATTTGAATGTTCTCTATGCTTAAAGCATTGTCCATAGAGCTTATTCGAATGCATGAGCTGCAGATTTGAATGTTCTCTGTGCTTGAAGCATTGTTCATAGAGCACATTCGAATGTATGAGCTAACAGTTTGAATGCAGCGTCATCCGTTAAATTGCGATCGATAGTGGGAAAGAATGCGATCGTATCTCCATTTGCCTGCACCCGATGCAGTCGTGCCGTTGCAGTTAGCCATGCGATTGATGTTGAGGTCGATCGCACTTGTTTAAGCAGCATTGTCTGGGCATGGGAGAGGGGGCGATCGGGCCTTCCGGGCTGTTCCGTTGAGTCTTTGAGGGCCATGGTGCTCAGGCTCAGAAATAGCTTGAAATTATTTCCCCGACATAGAAACATGAAAAATATGCTGAGCTTTGCTGTGTATCCACCCCAATCAGGGCAGATACACAGCAGTTCTACTGTAGATCCACCCCAGATAGCTGGATCTACAGCAAAGCATTCGTTGATTCACCCAATACGGATGGATCTACAGAAATACTCTGTACAATAAATTTTTGGGCAGCTACATTCCACCCAGTAAGGTAGATTTAAACTTAACTACTCTGTCCGATCGGTCGAACGATGATTTCGTTAACATCTACATCTTCTGGCTGCTCAATGGCAAAGGCAATGGCACGAGCGATCGCATCTGCTGGAATCACTGCCTCACGAAATCCCTCCACCCATTCCGCTGCTTCAGCATCCGTAATCGTGCTGGCAAGTTCAGTTTCCGTCACTCCAGGCGAAATCACCGTAACCCGAATGTCTGTCGATTCTTGCCGCAGTCCCTCGGAAATCGCCCAAACTGCAAACTTAGTGGCGCAGTACACGGCTGCGGTTGGATAGACGTTGTGTCCGCCGATCGAGGATAGATTGACAAACTGCCCTGATCGTTGCTGCTTAAAGAGGGGTAGCGCAGCAGCAATGCCGTGAAGCACACCGCGAATGTTCACATCAATCATGCGGTTCCATTCATTGATCTTTAGTACCTCTAACCTGGAGAGCGGCATCAAGCCTGCGTTGTTCACTACAACATCAAGGCGACCAAATTTAGCTTGGGCAAACTCGACAAAGGCTTGCATGTCTTCGAGGTTGGTGACATCAAGAGTGCGGTATTCTGCTTCGCCACCTTTAGAGCGAATTTCGGTAGCGATCGCTGCCAGTCGATCGGTGCGCCGCGCCCCTAACAGAACCCGTAAACCCTGATGAGCCAGCAATTTAGCAGTTGCTTCACCAATACCGCTACTAGCTCCGGTGATCGCAATTACTTTGCTTTCTACATTCAACATGACGGTTCTCCTGACTTTTAGGATGGATTGAAATTAAATAGACTGACCACCAGAGACTTCGATTCTCTGTGCATTCACCCAGCGGTTGTCTTCGGATAACAATGCTGCGATCGCCCCGCCGATATCATCGGGAACACCCACACGACCCAGAGCCGTTTGCGAAGCGATGAAGTTGTTGATTTCTGGATTGTCACGGACTGAACCGCCCGCAAAATCTGTTTCGATCTCGCCTGGAGCCACAACATTGACGGCAATCTGTCGGTGTCCTAGTTCCTTTGCCATATATCGAGTCAGCACCTCGATCGCGCCTTTCATGCTGGCATAAGCTGAGTAGCCCGGTAGCGTAAAGCGAGCCAGACCCGACGAAAGATTCACAATCCGTCCATTTCTACGATCTCAGAGACAACGCTATTTGCTTCTGCCTCGTTGCTGTGATACGTCACGATCACAGCGACTCCTTTTTTAGCCAGTGCCAACGCAGTATTTTTGCCCAATCCTCGACTCGCTCCTGTGACCAATGCAATCTTCGTGTTGTTTGTCATGGTTAGTTCTCCTTGTTAAAGTGACGGAAGTTGTTCTGGCTCAGTGACATAGCGACCAGCACTAGTTCTTCGGCGAAACTCTTGTCCACAAGCTGTTGAACTCTTGCATATCCAGAAAGGCGATTGCTTCGATCGCTTTGCCGTCCTGCATTCTGAAATACCAGGTGTAGGTGTTCCGATAAGGTTTGCCGTCTTTGGCGGTCGCGGCTCCATCCCACAGAGCAATGACCATATCGCCATCTGCCCAGATGCCGCGTACTGTTGGCACGATCGGGGTCGATAATCGGGCACTGGTTGGGTTAATGACTTGATCAAGTAACGCTTGCTTGCGATAGGTGCCCGCAGTTGCGCCAGTGCCCGTAATCGTCCAGGTTGCTTCTGGTGCGAGCAGGTCGAAGAAATTGCCAGTTCCGTTGCGCCAACGGTCGAAATACTGCCGGACGATTTCCTTGTTGCGCTGTTCGATCCTCTCAGTATCTTGTACGCCTACTGGGTTGGACTGCATGACCTGAGACAATGGTTATTGCCAGTTCCGTTGCGCCAACGGTCGAAATACTGCCGGACGATTTCCTTGTTGCGCTGTTCGATCCTCTCAGTATCTTGTACGCCTACTGGGTTGGACTGCATGACCTGAGACAATGGTTGATGAGGCGTTTTCGCCATCCCCGGAACTGCTAGCAGCCCAATCAATCCCGTACCGATCAAAACCTGACTCAAACGATGCATTTTTTAACCTCCTGAAGGTTGCATAACAAAGTAGCTATTTCGCTCTCACGTCTGTTACATTTTTCGGTGTCGCTTTGATGGAAAAGGCATTTCTCATTGAGTCCTTGAGCGTGAACTTCTAAATCAGGTTTTGCGCTTTTACAGTTTCGGCAGCGAAAGCTTCGATCGTCGTTTGTCCTTTGCGAGTTTCAATGCCATTGCTCTCAAAAACGATATAACCAGAATTAAAACCGCGCAGCATCTCGCACCAAGCGTTAGCGGCTTCAGGCGAGGCACCGAAACCAACGATTGTCGCCTGCCACTCGCTTTCGGGAAGGGCGACAGCTTGCACGTCGCGCTTGAGCGCAGCAGCGAAAGCGGCAGCAACATCATTTGGCGAGTAATCTGCCGCGCCGTGCAGTTCAATGATCCGCTTGCCTGTCCAATCTTCGGTCAACGCTTCAACAGCGGTGCGCCCGATGTCTTTCGCCGCAACCATTGGAATCGGTCGTTCGAGCGGCTGAAGAAAACTCGGCAAAATGCCTTTTGCAGCAGCAACTGCAGCCACGCCGTTCCAGTTTTCCATGAAATATGCCGCCCGCAAGCAAGTGACGGGAATGGTTAAACCGCCGAAGATGTTTTCCAAAAAGTGAGTTGTCATGATGTTGCCTGTTCCACTGGCGTGCTGCGAGCCGACTGAAGACAGCAAGACAACTTTTTGCACGTTAGATCGCGCGATCGCTTCAACATAGGCTGCACCAATGTTTTTGGCTACGGTGAACATATCGGCAGCCTGATAAGCAGGCGGATTCATGGCATAAACGGCGATCGCGCCGTCTAACGCTTTGGTTATCGCATCTGCGTCAATGACATCAGCGAAAGCAACGTCCGCGCCTTTCGCCTGCCAAGCGTCCGCAGCTTTGTCCGGGTGCTTCGCAGTTGCGCTTTGCGCTAATCGCAGCACGACGCGCACGGGCAGTTTCTTTTCAAGCAACGTATCGGCAACCACAGAACCCGTTTGTCCGGTCGCGCCAAACACTACAAACATAAATTTCCTCCTGAAATGTCGAAACCAATTTTGCTAACCGAAGACACCTAACGGCACAGTTCAACGGCAGGTTCTACTTTTGATGAGCTGATTGACTGACAAAAGTCCTGAAAGGCTGCTGGCTTCGCTGCTGTCCCGCCCGTGATTAAAATCCGGGCTGACAGCACGAAACCCGTTGAAACGGGTTGCAAGCCTCTTGCAGTCCTCTTGAGAGGACTTCCTGCTATTAGCCCGTACTTTAGTACAGGGCGGGGCAGGTAATCGCGGCAAGATTTGTCAGTTAATCAGTTTGATGGGTCCAATGATCTAACGTTCAATGGCTAGTCTTCTCTGACGGCATGGATTTATCCTAGATTTGAAAAGCTTTGACGTGAATATACAAACCTGGCAGATGATTGCCTAATCCTCTCAAGTAAGGCATTGGTAACGGAGAATTTTCCCTATAATGAGCGCAGAAGCAGAGTTAAGTTAGAACAGCATGACGATTGATACACTCAGCCACAAGAGCGCGATCGATCAATGTGCAGAACTGGCGGCATTGGTCGATCGGCATACTGACAAGCAGGGAAACGGTGTCCATGCAACCGCGATTGCTCCCTTAGAATTCACGCGAGAATGTAATCCTGTCGCAGCCATGCCCAGTGTCAGCGAACCGCTTTTC of the Leptolyngbya sp. 'hensonii' genome contains:
- a CDS encoding cupin domain-containing protein, with protein sequence MMLITPDCFIVEESPAHGVGDPNRTLWISEAGGLTQFGALIEVLQPGSRSSNKHWHSAEDEMVYILEGEVMLIEGDTETLLRPGDVATFPAGVPVGHFLENRSTRATRCLVVGTRAPVDTITYPDHDWVCHRDRSLPDDIWTNSAGEPIPSPI
- a CDS encoding AAC(3)-I family aminoglycoside N-acetyltransferase; protein product: MSLLSHFSIHQIAPHEIALMEAMLQTFGEAFDEVEIYGGNRPGAAYLARLLGSDSFIALVALQGNEVVGGIAAYELMKFEQERSEIYIYDLAVAATHRRQGVATALIQALKTIAKARGAYVIFVQADIGDEPAIALYTKLGVREDVLHFDIPVEDSNDAHYS
- a CDS encoding SDR family NAD(P)-dependent oxidoreductase, translated to MTNNTKIALVTGASRGLGKNTALALAKKGVAVIVTYHSNEAEANSVVSEIVEMDGL
- a CDS encoding SDR family oxidoreductase, with product MNLSSGLARFTLPGYSAYASMKGAIEVLTRYMAKELGHRQIAVNVVAPGEIETDFAGGSVRDNPEINNFIASQTALGRVGVPDDIGGAIAALLSEDNRWVNAQRIEVSGGQSI
- a CDS encoding NmrA family NAD(P)-binding protein yields the protein MFVVFGATGQTGSVVADTLLEKKLPVRVVLRLAQSATAKHPDKAADAWQAKGADVAFADVIDADAITKALDGAIAVYAMNPPAYQAADMFTVAKNIGAAYVEAIARSNVQKVVLLSSVGSQHASGTGNIMTTHFLENIFGGLTIPVTCLRAAYFMENWNGVAAVAAAKGILPSFLQPLERPIPMVAAKDIGRTAVEALTEDWTGKRIIELHGAADYSPNDVAAAFAAALKRDVQAVALPESEWQATIVGFGASPEAANAWCEMLRGFNSGYIVFESNGIETRKGQTTIEAFAAETVKAQNLI
- a CDS encoding nuclear transport factor 2 family protein; translation: MQSNPVGVQDTERIEQRNKEIVRQYFDRWRNGTGNFFDLLAPEATWTITGTGATAGTYRKQALLDQVINPTSARLSTPIVPTVRGIWADGDMVIALWDGAATAKDGKPYRNTYTWYFRMQDGKAIEAIAFLDMQEFNSLWTRVSPKN
- a CDS encoding SDR family oxidoreductase; amino-acid sequence: MLNVESKVIAITGASSGIGEATAKLLAHQGLRVLLGARRTDRLAAIATEIRSKGGEAEYRTLDVTNLEDMQAFVEFAQAKFGRLDVVVNNAGLMPLSRLEVLKINEWNRMIDVNIRGVLHGIAAALPLFKQQRSGQFVNLSSIGGHNVYPTAAVYCATKFAVWAISEGLRQESTDIRVTVISPGVTETELASTITDAEAAEWVEGFREAVIPADAIARAIAFAIEQPEDVDVNEIIVRPIGQSS